The Polymorphobacter megasporae genome window below encodes:
- a CDS encoding glycerophosphodiester phosphodiesterase: MSRPLLIAHRGGLEHAPENTLAAFARAMRSDADAFEFDLQLLGDGSLVARHDLLGPASVADGAPTLSDVLALVAEIRPDMGLVIDVKATPWADGLADHGRRVLERAAPLLRKHGRPERVTLASFDLGAMTHARAILPEYPTAFHTMAVRWLAGLTQEQTGMTDTRDYLAYLERWRQDFGPGMEALSALDRIHAAGGTIWSCQYRDLTAQAVARARVLGLAVWAWTVNSADDFARVLALGVDAVTTDRPDAMLQILSSLDARNSDV, from the coding sequence ATGAGCCGTCCATTGCTGATCGCGCACCGCGGCGGGCTGGAACATGCACCGGAGAACACGCTCGCTGCCTTTGCCCGCGCGATGCGATCGGACGCCGATGCCTTCGAGTTCGACCTGCAATTGCTGGGCGATGGATCGCTGGTGGCGCGCCATGACCTGCTCGGCCCGGCCAGCGTCGCCGACGGTGCACCGACGCTCTCCGACGTGCTGGCGCTGGTCGCCGAGATCAGGCCCGACATGGGGCTGGTCATCGACGTCAAGGCTACACCCTGGGCGGACGGCCTGGCGGACCACGGGCGCAGGGTGCTGGAACGTGCCGCGCCGCTGCTGCGAAAGCACGGGCGGCCCGAACGGGTCACGCTTGCATCGTTCGACCTTGGTGCGATGACCCACGCCCGCGCGATCCTGCCCGAATACCCCACCGCATTCCACACGATGGCGGTGCGCTGGTTGGCCGGACTGACGCAGGAGCAGACGGGAATGACCGACACCCGCGACTATCTCGCCTATCTCGAACGCTGGCGGCAGGATTTCGGACCGGGCATGGAAGCGCTTTCCGCGCTGGACCGAATCCACGCCGCCGGCGGGACGATCTGGTCATGCCAGTATCGGGACCTGACAGCGCAGGCGGTGGCCCGCGCACGGGTCCTCGGTCTTGCCGTATGGGCGTGGACCGTGAACTCCGCAGACGATTTTGCTCGCGTATTGGCGCTTGGCGTCGACGCCGTCACCACCGATCGGCCCGACGCCATGCTGCAAATTCTTTCATCCCTAGACGCAAGGAATTCCGATGTCTGA
- a CDS encoding glycerophosphodiester phosphodiesterase family protein, which yields MSEPVSPKPLLIAGATGYALWPANTLEATLRCLDLPIDGIEIDVQLTSDGHVVAHHDYRFSADHTRMDGVWLDAASGPLKDMTLAELRRYDVGRTRPDLATPLQYPDREQMDGVHVPTLPELLAALTAASGPRRLLYVEIKTDPQNPAEAPAPELIVEAVFRDLEAAGYVDHAKIIAFDWQVLRLSALRSPGVMTAHLTIPAALAPQAKLDAEGRSPWRDGHDPAEFGSEMAAIKAHGGMEWSPYFKDVTADRVVEAETHGLRVGPWGLALGDDVRRMAELGVYSSTVSGFDWGADLD from the coding sequence ATGTCTGAGCCCGTTTCGCCCAAGCCCCTTCTGATCGCAGGCGCAACCGGATATGCGCTGTGGCCCGCCAACACGCTGGAGGCAACATTGCGCTGCCTCGATTTGCCCATCGACGGCATCGAGATCGATGTGCAACTGACATCAGACGGGCATGTCGTTGCGCACCACGACTATCGGTTCAGTGCCGACCATACCCGGATGGATGGTGTCTGGCTCGATGCGGCCAGCGGCCCGCTGAAGGACATGACGCTCGCCGAGCTGCGCCGGTACGACGTCGGTCGGACCCGGCCCGATCTCGCCACGCCGCTGCAGTATCCAGATCGCGAACAGATGGACGGCGTCCACGTACCGACCCTGCCCGAGTTGCTGGCCGCGCTGACGGCAGCGTCCGGTCCACGTCGGCTGCTGTATGTCGAGATCAAGACCGACCCGCAGAACCCGGCGGAAGCGCCGGCTCCCGAGCTGATCGTTGAGGCGGTATTCCGCGACCTGGAAGCTGCCGGCTATGTCGACCACGCCAAGATTATCGCGTTCGACTGGCAGGTCCTGCGCCTGTCCGCCCTGCGCAGCCCTGGCGTGATGACGGCGCATCTCACCATTCCTGCCGCACTTGCTCCGCAGGCGAAGCTTGATGCCGAAGGTCGCTCACCTTGGCGCGACGGTCACGATCCCGCCGAGTTCGGATCGGAGATGGCCGCGATCAAGGCGCATGGCGGCATGGAATGGTCGCCTTACTTCAAGGATGTCACCGCCGACCGGGTCGTCGAGGCTGAAACGCACGGCCTGCGCGTCGGTCCGTGGGGCCTCGCACTCGGCGATGACGTGCGGCGAATGGCCGAACTCGGGGTCTATAGCAGCACGGTATCGGGTTTCGACTGGGGTGCAGATCTCGATTGA
- a CDS encoding RDD family protein — protein MSVRRADDDARALVTPEGVVLTLQLAGTGQRLWAFVLDLAMMTGMLVALTIAALVLAGSLALTLPGGGSVMFQIVGVIWLLAAFVLRNLWFVLFEAGRRTATPGKRIVGLRVAARDGDRLTIDALVARNLVRELEFFLPLSFLAYQAGAGQASAWTALAGIGWTIGFAVLPLFNHDRLRVGDILAGTWVLRAPRRRLGVDVAERGAATAGLIFTDAQLAAYGVFELQTLEDVLRRSEVNPMRRRPDDPVIAVAASIRRKIGFKGGDDFAFLTAYYAALLVRLERQNLFGKTRRDKHEMM, from the coding sequence ATGAGCGTCCGCCGGGCCGACGACGACGCCCGCGCGCTGGTCACGCCCGAGGGCGTCGTCCTGACGCTTCAGCTCGCCGGCACCGGGCAGCGGTTATGGGCGTTCGTTCTCGATCTCGCGATGATGACGGGGATGCTTGTTGCGCTCACGATCGCCGCGCTGGTCCTCGCGGGGTCGCTTGCGCTGACGCTGCCTGGAGGCGGCTCGGTCATGTTCCAGATCGTCGGCGTCATCTGGCTACTGGCCGCCTTCGTCCTGCGCAATCTGTGGTTCGTGCTGTTCGAGGCGGGGCGGCGGACGGCGACGCCGGGCAAGCGGATCGTCGGCCTGCGGGTCGCTGCGCGCGACGGCGACCGGCTAACGATCGACGCCCTCGTCGCGCGCAACCTCGTCCGCGAGCTCGAATTCTTCCTGCCGCTCTCGTTCCTCGCGTATCAGGCGGGAGCCGGGCAGGCGAGTGCGTGGACCGCGCTCGCCGGCATCGGCTGGACGATCGGCTTTGCAGTGCTGCCGCTGTTCAACCACGACCGGCTCCGCGTCGGCGACATCCTTGCGGGTACCTGGGTGCTGCGCGCGCCGCGCCGTCGCCTCGGGGTCGATGTCGCCGAACGCGGCGCGGCCACCGCCGGCCTGATCTTCACCGACGCGCAACTCGCCGCCTACGGCGTGTTCGAACTCCAGACGCTCGAGGACGTCCTTCGCCGCAGCGAGGTCAACCCGATGCGCCGTCGCCCCGACGATCCCGTGATCGCGGTCGCCGCGAGCATCCGCCGCAAGATCGGCTTCAAAGGCGGCGACGACTTCGCCTTTCTCACCGCTTATTACGCCGCGCTGCTGGTCCGCCTCGAACGGCAGAACCTATTTGGCAAGACGCGGCGCGACAAGCACGAAATGATGTAA
- a CDS encoding stage II sporulation protein M translates to MTGLVVGSRRFRADREADWSALEALLDRADKTLLRRLSDDDLLALPRLYRAAVSSLSVARATSLDADLVAYLEALSARAYFFVYGVRGGLAARAARFVLRDLPAAVRGLAVETLVALALLALGTVIGFILVNRDPTWYASFVPEALAHGRDPQATTASLRATLSGGGGQPLALLAGFLFTNNARVAIGAFALGFAAGVPTALLMLSTGTMLGAIVALFGGRGLGVELGGWLMIHGTTELFAVLLAGAAGLRIGGAVIFPGNSTRIAAAQAAGRQAATVMIGVAAMLFVAGLLEGFARQLVTGTVARYAIAGAMFALWSGYFYLPRRPR, encoded by the coding sequence ATGACCGGCCTCGTTGTCGGCAGCCGCCGCTTCCGCGCCGACCGTGAGGCCGACTGGTCGGCGCTCGAGGCCCTGCTCGACCGCGCCGACAAGACATTGCTGCGCAGGCTGTCGGACGACGATCTTCTGGCGCTGCCGCGCCTGTATCGTGCGGCGGTTTCGTCGCTGTCGGTTGCGCGCGCGACGTCGCTCGACGCCGACCTCGTGGCCTATCTCGAGGCGCTTTCGGCGCGCGCGTATTTCTTCGTGTACGGGGTGCGTGGCGGGCTGGCAGCCCGGGCGGCGCGCTTCGTCCTGCGCGATCTCCCGGCGGCGGTGCGCGGGCTCGCGGTCGAGACCCTGGTTGCGCTTGCGCTGCTCGCGCTCGGCACGGTGATCGGGTTTATCCTCGTGAACCGCGACCCCACTTGGTACGCGTCGTTCGTGCCGGAAGCTCTCGCCCACGGTCGCGATCCGCAAGCGACGACGGCGAGCCTGCGGGCGACGCTGAGCGGAGGCGGCGGCCAGCCGCTCGCGCTCCTTGCGGGCTTTCTGTTCACGAACAACGCGCGCGTTGCGATCGGCGCGTTCGCGCTCGGCTTTGCCGCGGGCGTCCCGACGGCGCTGCTGATGCTGTCGACCGGGACCATGCTCGGCGCGATCGTCGCGCTGTTCGGCGGGCGCGGGCTCGGCGTCGAGCTCGGCGGCTGGCTGATGATCCACGGCACGACCGAATTGTTCGCCGTCCTTCTCGCGGGGGCGGCGGGGCTGCGGATCGGGGGCGCGGTGATCTTTCCGGGAAACTCGACGCGGATCGCCGCGGCGCAGGCCGCCGGGCGGCAGGCAGCGACGGTGATGATCGGCGTCGCGGCGATGCTGTTCGTCGCCGGGCTGCTCGAAGGCTTCGCCCGCCAGCTCGTTACCGGGACGGTGGCGCGCTACGCGATCGCGGGCGCGATGTTCGCGCTCTGGTCGGGCTATTTCTATCTTCCGCGACGGCCGCGATGA
- a CDS encoding DUF58 domain-containing protein → MIYPTRRLVLAAALGAPVALLVGILAPALWLLPLGWVALLLLLAAADAAAAVTPGTLTLAAPAAVGVGERFGLALSLSQPHSRRAEAAVGGDARLDLGGGRSWLAAGATVSATALIPATALRRGIAMLGDLTLRWQGPLGLVWRQRATRLDRSVLVTPDVRSVRGESVALLSREARTGSTVWRETGQGGEFDALAQYQPGMDRRRIDWKASARHSALFAKEYRAERDNNIVLAFDCGRTMVEPVAGVARLDRAISAGLLIAYLSLKLGDRVTLFGFDSRPRLASAALTGTPAFADVRQLAGRLDYSSDETNFTLGLSTLAARLERRSLIILFTDFTDAISAELMLRSVGRLLERHVLLCVVLNHEVLEVLVAAEPLTADGVTRAVIAADLLRERRIVLTRLRRMGVEVLEASWRDLGPALAERYLDARRRRLR, encoded by the coding sequence GTGATCTACCCGACGCGGCGCCTCGTCCTCGCGGCGGCGCTCGGCGCGCCGGTGGCGCTGCTCGTCGGGATCCTCGCGCCGGCTTTGTGGCTGTTACCGCTCGGCTGGGTGGCGCTGTTGCTGCTGCTCGCGGCCGCCGATGCCGCCGCCGCGGTGACCCCGGGCACGCTCACACTCGCGGCGCCGGCGGCGGTCGGCGTCGGCGAGCGCTTCGGGCTCGCCTTGTCGTTGTCCCAGCCGCACTCGCGACGCGCCGAGGCGGCGGTTGGCGGCGACGCGCGGCTCGACCTTGGCGGCGGCCGCTCGTGGCTCGCGGCGGGGGCGACGGTTTCGGCGACCGCGCTGATCCCGGCGACGGCGCTGCGTCGCGGCATCGCGATGCTCGGTGACCTGACGTTGCGCTGGCAGGGGCCGCTCGGACTGGTCTGGCGGCAGCGCGCGACGCGTCTCGACCGCAGCGTGCTGGTCACCCCCGACGTCCGCAGCGTGCGCGGCGAGTCCGTCGCGCTGCTTAGCCGGGAGGCTCGAACGGGCTCGACGGTGTGGCGCGAAACCGGCCAGGGCGGCGAATTCGACGCGCTCGCCCAGTATCAGCCCGGCATGGACCGGCGGCGGATCGACTGGAAGGCGTCGGCGCGGCATTCGGCGCTGTTCGCCAAGGAATATCGCGCCGAGCGCGACAACAACATCGTCCTCGCCTTCGACTGCGGGCGGACAATGGTCGAACCCGTCGCCGGCGTCGCGCGGCTCGACCGGGCGATCAGCGCCGGACTGCTCATCGCTTATCTCTCGCTCAAGCTCGGCGACCGGGTGACGCTGTTCGGCTTCGACTCGCGGCCGCGGCTGGCGAGCGCGGCGCTGACTGGCACGCCGGCCTTCGCCGACGTCCGCCAACTAGCAGGCAGGCTCGACTATAGCTCCGACGAGACCAACTTCACGCTCGGCCTGTCGACGCTCGCGGCGCGGCTCGAGCGCCGGTCGCTGATCATCCTGTTCACCGATTTCACCGATGCGATTTCCGCGGAGCTGATGCTGCGTTCGGTCGGAAGGCTCCTCGAGCGTCACGTCCTGCTGTGCGTCGTGCTCAACCACGAGGTGCTCGAGGTGCTCGTCGCCGCCGAGCCGCTCACCGCCGACGGTGTCACCCGGGCCGTCATCGCCGCCGACCTGCTCCGCGAGCGGCGCATCGTCCTGACGCGGCTGCGGCGGATGGGGGTCGAAGTCCTCGAGGCGTCGTGGCGCGACCTCGGCCCGGCGCTCGCCGAACGCTACCTCGACGCGCGCCGCCGGCGGTTGCGATGA
- a CDS encoding AAA family ATPase, giving the protein MTVDDVRGLAARIEAEVGKAVVGQGTAVRRLLIALFASGHVLLEGPPGVAKTLLAQCFAAATGLAYGRVQFTPDLMPGDIIGANLFNFQTSAFTLTRGPIFTELLLADEINRTPPKTQAALLEAMQERQVTIDGTTYPLGARFMVVATQNPIENQGVYPLPEAQLDRFLFKYVLGYPDAADERAIVLAHGNRFGVATPAGWQVVAQADAALLGEAVATVEAVRLVDEVIDYIVALVRATRTTVDLSSGASPRAAVMLAGAARAAAALDGRDYVLPDDVKALAPDVLRHRVVVSPAAEIDGVPVDRVIASLIEATAAPR; this is encoded by the coding sequence ATGACCGTTGACGACGTCAGGGGGCTCGCAGCCCGGATCGAGGCCGAGGTCGGCAAGGCGGTCGTCGGGCAGGGCACCGCCGTCCGCCGCCTGCTCATCGCGCTGTTCGCGTCGGGCCACGTGCTTCTTGAGGGGCCGCCCGGCGTCGCCAAGACGCTGCTCGCGCAGTGCTTCGCTGCGGCGACCGGCCTCGCTTACGGCCGCGTCCAGTTCACCCCCGACCTGATGCCGGGCGACATCATCGGCGCGAACCTGTTCAACTTCCAGACGAGCGCGTTCACGCTGACGCGCGGGCCGATCTTCACCGAATTGCTGCTCGCCGACGAGATCAACCGCACCCCGCCCAAGACGCAGGCCGCGCTGCTCGAGGCAATGCAGGAACGCCAGGTCACGATCGACGGCACGACGTACCCGCTGGGGGCGCGGTTCATGGTGGTCGCAACGCAAAATCCGATCGAGAACCAGGGCGTCTATCCGCTGCCCGAGGCACAGCTCGACCGCTTCCTGTTCAAGTATGTCCTCGGCTACCCCGACGCCGCCGACGAACGCGCCATCGTCCTCGCCCACGGCAACCGTTTCGGCGTCGCGACGCCGGCCGGGTGGCAGGTCGTGGCGCAGGCCGACGCGGCGTTGCTCGGCGAAGCCGTCGCGACGGTCGAGGCCGTCCGCCTCGTTGATGAGGTAATCGACTATATTGTCGCACTCGTCCGCGCGACGCGCACCACGGTCGACCTGTCGTCGGGGGCGAGCCCGCGCGCCGCAGTAATGCTCGCCGGCGCGGCGCGGGCAGCCGCCGCGCTCGACGGCCGCGATTATGTCCTGCCCGACGACGTCAAAGCGCTCGCTCCCGATGTCCTGCGCCACCGCGTCGTCGTGTCGCCCGCGGCCGAGATCGACGGGGTCCCGGTCGATCGCGTGATCGCTAGCCTGATCGAGGCGACGGCGGCCCCAAGGTGA